A genomic segment from Nicotiana tabacum cultivar K326 chromosome 9, ASM71507v2, whole genome shotgun sequence encodes:
- the LOC107832337 gene encoding xyloglucan endotransglucosylase protein 1-like yields the protein MMKTSSCMFSFLFLSFLVLVALAENFNQEFDVTWGDGRVKILENGQLLTLSLDKTSGSGFRSKRQYMFGKIDMKIKLVPGNSAGTVTTYYLSSLGPTHDEIDFEFLGNLSGDPYILHTNVFVQGKGEREQQFYLWFDPTKDFHTYSILWNPRSIIFSVDGTPIRQFKNLEASRGIPYPKNQPMWIYSSLWDAEDWATRGGLVKTDWSKAPFIASYRNFNAQACVWSSGSTSSCSINSTANSWITESLDNSGQARIKWVQKNYMVYNYCTDTKRFPQGFPLECSLN from the exons ATGATGAAAACTTCAAGTTGTAtgttttctttcttgtttctGAGTTTCTTGGTGTTGGTGGCTTTGGCAGAAAATTTCAACCAAGAATTTGATGTTACATGGGGTGATGGCAGGGTAAAAATACTTGAAAATGGGCAGCTTCTCACCCTTTCCCTTGACAAAACTTCAGGCTCTGGATTTAGGTCAAAAAGACAATATATGTTTGGAAAGATTGACATGAAGATCAAACTTGTTCCTGGCAATTCTGCAGGCACTGTTACTACATACTAT TTATCTTCACTTGGACCGACTCATGACGAGATTGACTTTGAGTTTCTAGGCAACCTAAGTGGAGACCCTTATATTCTTCATACAAATGTGTTCGTACAAGGCAAGGGGGAGAGAGAGCAACAGTTTTATCTTTGGTTCGACCCCACTAAGGATTTTCACACCTACTCTATTCTCTGGAATCCTCGAAGCATCAT ATTTTCAGTAGATGGGACGCCAATTAGGCAATTCAAGAATCTTGAAGCTTCAAGGGGAATACCTTATCCCAAAAATCAACCAATGTGGATATACTCAAGCTTATGGGATGCTGAAGATTGGGCAACAAGAGGAGGACTTGTCAAAACTGATTGGAGCAAAGCCCCTTTCATTGCTTCTTACAGAAATTTTAATGCCCAAGCATGTGTTTGGTCTTCTGGTTCTACTTCTTCTTGCTCCATAAATTCCACAGCCAATTCTTGGATAACTGAATCATTGGATAACTCTGGCCAAGCAAGGATTAAATGGGTGCAAAAGAATTACATGGTCTATAACTACTGCACTGATACTAAACGTTTCCCTCAAGGATTTCCCCTTGAATGCTCTCTAAATTAA